The Cynocephalus volans isolate mCynVol1 chromosome 2, mCynVol1.pri, whole genome shotgun sequence genome window below encodes:
- the CDO1 gene encoding cysteine dioxygenase type 1 — MEQTELLKPRTLADLIRILHQLFAGDEVNVEEVQAVMEAYESDPSEWAVYANFDQYRYTRNLVDLGNGKFNLMILCWGEGHGSSIHDHTDSHCFLKMLQGNLKETLFAWPDKKSNEMIKKSERILRENQCAYINDSIGLHRVENISHTEPAVSLHLYSPPFDTCHAFDQRTGHKNKVTMTFHSKFGIRTSFTTSGSLENN, encoded by the exons ATGGAGCAGACCGAGCTGCTAAAGCCACGGACCCTGGCCGATCTGATCCGCATCCTGCACCAGCTCTTCGCCGGTGACGAAGTCAATGTAGAGGAAGTGCAGGCCGTCATGGAAGCCTACGAGAGCGACCCCTCCGAGTGGGCCGTGTACGCCAATTTCGATCAGTACAG GTATACCCGAAATCTTGTGGATCTaggaaatggaaaatttaatCTGATGATTCTGTGTTGGGGTGAAGGACATGGCAG cagTATTCATGATCACACCGACTCCCACTGCTTTCTGAAGATGCTGCAGGGAAATCTAAAGGAGACATTATTTGCCTGGCCTGACAAAAAATCCAATGAGATGATCAAGAAGTCTGAAAGAATCTTGAGGGAAAACCAGTGTGCCTATATCAATG ATTCCATTGGCTTACATCGAGTAGAGAATATCAGCCATACAGAACCTGCCGTGAGTCTTCACTTGTACAGTCCGCCTTTTGATACATGTCATGCCTTTGATCAAAGAACAGGTCATAAAAACAAAGTCACCATGACATTCCATAGCAAATTTGGAATCAGGACCTCATTT aCAACTTCAGGTTCACTGGAGAACAACTAA